One segment of Thermosynechococcus sp. HN-54 DNA contains the following:
- a CDS encoding DUF2339 domain-containing protein → MEDRDDLRRRLEHLEAAVAALQRSLEILQTATLREDLSSSRVPEPSTQSTPPEEPPAIVPAPAAELHPQVPESPSVPPLRPVRPSQADWLQNWELWLNRLGIGLLLLGIGFLFRYAVELGWITDGVLVAMGFLMGTVLLGLGWRLQRRAIFSQFLQGGGLATYYLTIFAAYQFLTILPWGVAFPLMVVVTLGAFFISLRQNRAIFAVIGVVGGLATPLLLYNATLNRPLALASYTVLIILGSWAIYGVKGWRSLLWSAFWLGWLMLMVAVMGHLGGRGLALQSILGVTWLGFTILPPWYQWRDRVQPAPNQPHGQAIALFNPLIALSLSAVLWDWSTTVTGRVFIVFGVLYLGTSLLWRPLTQSWRWVYSLTGLLLIALGIVVRDYSNRFILAPLAIEGLILHYLSQHYSSRTLRAIAHLWWGLLTLGFVRQLLFTAADRPPLLNLAFFTHLVVLAAAAVSIRFLPPPTRPVYWTLGYGVTMIWMQHELAPFGTGAATLGWGLFGVGLLIYGLRRDTSAVRTVALITLIITLVRLFFVDLINLAPVWRVLLFMGFGLIFLLLSYFFRALWRRSPAESSRIRGETPTSDSEE, encoded by the coding sequence ACCGCCTGCGATCGTTCCTGCCCCTGCTGCTGAATTACACCCCCAAGTTCCTGAATCCCCATCGGTGCCACCGTTACGCCCAGTGAGGCCTTCCCAAGCTGACTGGCTCCAAAACTGGGAACTGTGGCTCAACCGTCTTGGCATTGGCCTACTACTGCTGGGCATTGGCTTCCTCTTTCGCTACGCCGTTGAATTGGGCTGGATTACCGATGGGGTGCTTGTGGCCATGGGCTTTCTCATGGGCACAGTGTTGCTTGGTCTGGGCTGGCGGTTGCAGCGGCGAGCCATCTTTAGCCAGTTTTTGCAGGGGGGTGGCCTCGCAACCTATTACCTGACGATCTTTGCTGCCTATCAGTTTTTGACCATCCTGCCTTGGGGTGTGGCCTTCCCATTGATGGTGGTGGTGACCCTAGGGGCATTTTTCATCTCCTTGCGCCAAAATCGAGCCATCTTTGCGGTGATTGGTGTGGTTGGTGGCCTAGCAACCCCCTTGCTGCTTTACAACGCAACCCTCAATCGCCCTTTGGCATTGGCCAGCTATACCGTTCTCATCATTTTGGGGAGTTGGGCGATTTATGGGGTGAAGGGATGGCGATCGCTCTTGTGGTCAGCCTTTTGGTTGGGATGGCTGATGTTGATGGTGGCTGTTATGGGTCACCTTGGGGGTAGAGGTCTAGCGTTGCAGAGCATTCTTGGTGTCACGTGGCTGGGCTTTACCATCCTGCCGCCTTGGTACCAGTGGCGCGATCGCGTTCAACCTGCCCCAAACCAGCCCCACGGTCAGGCGATCGCCCTCTTTAATCCGCTCATTGCTCTAAGCTTAAGTGCTGTCCTCTGGGATTGGTCCACAACGGTAACGGGGCGCGTGTTTATTGTTTTTGGGGTGCTCTACCTCGGAACCAGTCTGCTCTGGCGACCCCTGACGCAATCTTGGCGCTGGGTCTATAGTTTGACGGGACTTTTGCTAATTGCCCTTGGCATTGTTGTTCGTGACTACAGCAATCGCTTTATCCTCGCACCCCTGGCGATCGAGGGACTGATTTTGCATTATCTGAGCCAACACTATTCCTCGCGAACCCTGCGGGCTATCGCCCATCTTTGGTGGGGACTACTGACCCTTGGCTTTGTTCGCCAACTGCTGTTCACCGCCGCCGATCGCCCCCCGCTGTTGAATCTGGCTTTTTTCACCCATTTGGTGGTGCTTGCAGCCGCAGCAGTCAGTATCCGTTTTTTGCCCCCACCCACCCGCCCGGTGTACTGGACTTTGGGCTATGGGGTAACGATGATTTGGATGCAGCACGAACTAGCGCCCTTTGGCACCGGGGCAGCCACCCTTGGCTGGGGACTCTTTGGCGTCGGACTGCTAATCTACGGGTTGCGACGGGACACCTCAGCAGTGCGTACTGTGGCTTTAATCACACTGATCATTACTTTGGTGCGGCTTTTCTTTGTTGATCTCATCAATCTTGCGCCGGTGTGGCGAGTACTCCTATTTATGGGGTTTGGTTTGATTTTTTTGCTGCTGAGCTATTTTTTCCGCGCCCTGTGGCGGCGATCGCCCGCAGAATCCTCTAGGATCAGGGGAGAAACCCCAACTAGCGACTCTGAAGAATAG